Proteins from a genomic interval of Methanoplanus endosymbiosus:
- a CDS encoding transcription factor yields the protein MVTAKELIDRDSTRAYLFRLIGEVGIELLSKFPEGGEFSDEDLAEKTEINLNSVRHTLYTLYGKKLAEYRRIKNSETGWLTYLWKLKPGNIYGTISEEMLEILETLEARAKYEEMNDFYICPVCGVRYTFDEALGCNFSCGNCDEKMDHFDNELIAEALRKRVDLLKENLNIAS from the coding sequence ATGGTAACTGCTAAAGAATTAATCGACAGGGACTCAACCCGTGCATACCTTTTCAGGCTTATCGGTGAGGTAGGAATAGAACTCCTTTCCAAATTTCCGGAAGGCGGGGAATTCAGCGATGAGGACTTAGCTGAAAAAACTGAAATAAACCTGAATAGTGTGAGGCATACCCTCTATACATTATATGGTAAAAAACTTGCAGAATACCGCAGAATTAAAAATTCGGAGACCGGATGGCTCACATATCTCTGGAAGTTGAAGCCCGGAAATATATATGGTACAATTTCAGAAGAGATGCTTGAAATTCTGGAGACTCTCGAAGCAAGGGCAAAATATGAGGAGATGAATGACTTTTATATCTGTCCGGTCTGCGGTGTCAGATATACTTTTGATGAAGCGCTCGGGTGCAATTTTTCCTGCGGCAACTGCGATGAGAAGATGGATCACTTTGATAATGAACTGATTGCGGAAGCTCTCAGAAAGAGGGTTGATCTGCTGAAGGAAAATCTCAACATTGCCTCCTGA
- the alaS gene encoding alanine--tRNA ligase translates to MLEEEYQLEYFKEKGFVRKICSKCGSAFWTRDPERETCGDAPCVPYDFIGKPVFEPHSISEMREKYLSFFEGHGHKRIERYPVAARWRDDIYLTIASIADFQPFVTSGVVPPPANPLTISQPCIRLNDLDSVGRSGRHLTTFEMMAHHAFNTPREEIYWKDRTVGLCDEFLASIGADINDITYKEHPWIGGGNAGPSVEVLIGGLEVATLVFMSLGKAKSDKPPVELEGVPYYPMDLRIVDTGYGLERLVWASKGSPTIYDAVFPEIVNDLMGYAGIDHFLDDPEFTNILGLNAKYAGLMDITGSNLISMRKEVANNIGVTFEKLQSIMDPVERIYAIADHTRCLAYMLGDCIVPSNAHEGYLARLVIRRTLRMMNETGMEVNLADLVAAQMKTVGLDSFSQDMSIVEEIIGNEIVKYDQTMARGRRIVQKIAREHHKNNESVPLNEIVRLYDSHGIPPEIVKEVSAEEGAEVDLPDNFYSAIADLHSETDDTVKEDPFAEFRERIDALPPTKKLFYEQVADTEFDAMVIDQFDDYIVLDQTLFYPEGGGQPSDIGRIISDDVMVKVIHSMKVGDVILHKVKGDPVRRGVQIKGIVDESFRWTMMRHHTATHVLLCAAREVLGKHIHQSGAQKGFDSSRIDLRHFRHITPSELKKIEIAANRIVLQNIQVIIEWKSRTKAEQKYGFDLYQGGVPPGKKIRIVRVADDIQACAGTHCRSTGEIGSIKIIRVEHVQDGIERVEFSAGLSAISYMQGVEDIADTSAATLSVQRENLPQSVDRFFSEWKEQRKDIEKLQKELADLRINSLSSEDINGIPVAVHELNATPRELMTVATSFANKGGVGLIIGGEEKLHVVAASGTDDVDASEVVKTVCNILGGRGGGKKGLAQGVGNDRMQLGNALSSGKELITRLLK, encoded by the coding sequence ATGCTCGAGGAAGAGTATCAATTAGAATATTTTAAAGAAAAGGGATTTGTCAGAAAGATCTGCTCCAAATGCGGTTCAGCTTTCTGGACAAGGGATCCCGAACGTGAAACATGCGGGGATGCACCATGTGTTCCCTATGATTTCATAGGTAAACCGGTCTTTGAACCTCATTCAATTTCTGAAATGCGGGAAAAATATCTCTCTTTTTTTGAAGGGCACGGCCATAAGAGAATAGAGAGATACCCTGTAGCTGCAAGGTGGAGGGATGATATATATCTCACAATTGCATCAATCGCTGATTTTCAGCCATTTGTTACAAGCGGAGTAGTTCCGCCGCCTGCAAATCCGCTTACGATCTCACAGCCGTGTATAAGGCTTAATGACCTGGATTCTGTGGGACGCTCAGGAAGGCATCTGACAACCTTCGAGATGATGGCGCACCACGCATTCAATACGCCAAGGGAAGAGATCTACTGGAAGGACAGAACTGTAGGGCTTTGTGATGAATTTCTGGCATCTATTGGTGCGGATATTAATGATATTACCTATAAAGAGCATCCCTGGATAGGCGGAGGAAATGCAGGCCCAAGTGTTGAGGTGCTGATAGGCGGCCTTGAGGTTGCAACTCTTGTTTTTATGAGCCTTGGCAAGGCCAAGAGTGATAAACCGCCTGTAGAGCTTGAGGGTGTGCCATATTATCCAATGGACTTACGGATTGTCGATACCGGATACGGCCTTGAGAGGCTTGTCTGGGCATCCAAAGGTTCACCTACAATATACGACGCGGTATTTCCGGAGATTGTCAACGACCTGATGGGTTATGCAGGAATTGATCATTTTCTCGATGATCCTGAATTCACCAATATTCTCGGCCTTAACGCAAAGTATGCAGGTCTGATGGATATAACCGGTTCAAACCTTATCTCCATGAGAAAGGAAGTTGCGAATAATATAGGCGTTACTTTTGAGAAGCTTCAGAGTATTATGGACCCTGTTGAACGCATATATGCAATTGCCGATCATACCCGCTGTCTTGCCTATATGCTTGGCGACTGCATAGTTCCTTCAAATGCACATGAGGGTTATCTTGCCCGGCTTGTAATACGCAGAACTCTCAGGATGATGAATGAGACCGGCATGGAAGTTAATCTTGCAGATCTCGTTGCTGCCCAGATGAAGACTGTCGGCCTGGATTCGTTCTCACAGGATATGAGCATTGTTGAAGAGATCATAGGCAATGAGATTGTAAAATACGACCAGACGATGGCGAGAGGCAGGAGAATTGTCCAGAAGATTGCCCGTGAGCATCACAAAAATAACGAATCTGTCCCCTTAAATGAGATTGTCAGACTGTATGATTCACATGGCATTCCGCCTGAGATTGTAAAGGAGGTCTCGGCTGAGGAGGGCGCAGAGGTCGATCTTCCGGATAACTTCTACTCAGCTATTGCCGACCTGCACTCTGAAACAGATGATACTGTCAAAGAAGATCCCTTTGCTGAATTCAGGGAGAGAATTGACGCACTCCCGCCGACAAAGAAGCTCTTTTATGAACAGGTTGCAGATACCGAATTTGACGCAATGGTCATCGATCAGTTTGACGATTACATTGTTCTTGACCAGACGCTCTTTTATCCGGAAGGTGGTGGTCAGCCGTCTGATATTGGCAGAATAATCTCTGATGATGTCATGGTGAAGGTAATCCACTCTATGAAGGTAGGGGACGTTATTCTTCACAAGGTGAAAGGTGATCCGGTCAGGCGCGGTGTTCAGATTAAGGGAATTGTTGACGAGAGTTTCCGCTGGACAATGATGAGGCATCACACTGCCACACATGTCCTGCTCTGTGCTGCAAGGGAGGTGCTTGGTAAGCATATTCATCAGTCAGGTGCGCAGAAAGGGTTTGACTCATCAAGAATTGATCTCCGGCATTTCAGGCACATAACACCTTCTGAACTTAAAAAGATTGAAATTGCGGCCAACAGGATTGTTCTTCAGAACATTCAGGTTATTATTGAATGGAAGAGCAGGACCAAGGCGGAGCAGAAGTACGGTTTTGATCTCTATCAGGGTGGTGTCCCTCCCGGAAAGAAGATACGTATTGTCAGGGTTGCTGATGATATTCAGGCCTGTGCAGGGACACACTGCCGGAGCACAGGAGAGATAGGTTCAATTAAGATTATAAGGGTTGAGCATGTCCAGGACGGTATTGAGAGAGTGGAGTTCTCAGCCGGACTTTCGGCTATATCATATATGCAGGGTGTTGAGGATATCGCCGACACCTCTGCTGCCACACTGAGTGTTCAGCGTGAAAACCTTCCGCAGTCGGTTGACAGGTTCTTCTCGGAATGGAAAGAGCAGAGAAAGGACATTGAGAAACTTCAGAAGGAACTTGCTGATCTCAGGATTAACTCGCTCTCTTCAGAGGATATAAACGGCATTCCTGTCGCGGTCCATGAACTGAATGCGACTCCCAGGGAGCTTATGACAGTTGCCACATCCTTTGCCAATAAGGGCGGTGTGGGCCTGATTATCGGTGGTGAGGAGAAGCTTCATGTTGTCGCCGCATCCGGTACAGATGATGTTGATGCCTCTGAGGTTGTAAAAACGGTATGCAACATTCTTGGCGGCAGAGGTGGCGGAAAGAAGGGTCTTGCACAGGGTGTCGGAAATGACAGAATGCAGCTTGGTAATGCCCTCTCTTCCGGAAAGGAACTGATTACAAGACTTCTTAAATAA
- a CDS encoding homocysteine biosynthesis protein, which yields MKKTIDEINEKIRNGSVRVVTAEEMPDIVAELGEEGALREVDVVTTGTFGAMCSSGAFFNFGHSDPPIRMEKSWLNDVEAYAGLAAVDAYLGATQISETQGTKYGGAHVLEDLVTGKSVELRASSKGTDCYPRRTITTEITLEDMNEATMCNPRNAFQKYAAATNTGDATLRTYMGTLLPLNGNVSYSGAGVLSPIMNDPKLEKIGSGVPIFLCGAEGMIVGQGTQSSPASQFANLMTTGNLKEMSQDFLRAATFNGYGVSLYVGLGVPIPVTDIETVRNTAIRDEDITTSIVDYGYSGRDKPTVRDVTYAELKSGRVEINGEEIRTSSLSSFRKAREIASELVSWVESGRMEMTLPTRRADITRQAGPMKESKRTPAVKEIMNRNITCISDTEEIKTAAQKLMKGETNHLPVINKDGKLVGIVTTYDISKAVVKMRTENTVSSIMSKKVITTSPGEAVDIAAVKLEKHNISALPVIDNEGKLIGLLSAIDLGKLFGKRWL from the coding sequence ATGAAGAAGACCATTGATGAGATCAATGAAAAAATAAGAAACGGCAGCGTGCGGGTCGTCACAGCAGAAGAGATGCCCGACATCGTTGCCGAACTGGGGGAAGAGGGGGCGCTCAGAGAGGTTGATGTTGTCACAACCGGAACTTTTGGTGCGATGTGCTCTTCAGGTGCCTTTTTTAATTTCGGCCACTCTGACCCACCCATCCGGATGGAAAAATCCTGGCTCAATGATGTCGAGGCCTACGCCGGACTTGCGGCTGTGGACGCATATCTCGGTGCAACCCAGATCTCGGAGACACAGGGGACAAAATACGGCGGTGCGCATGTCCTTGAAGATCTCGTAACCGGAAAATCAGTTGAACTGAGGGCTTCATCAAAGGGAACGGACTGTTATCCACGAAGGACTATCACAACCGAAATAACCCTTGAGGATATGAATGAAGCGACAATGTGCAATCCGAGGAATGCCTTTCAGAAATATGCCGCAGCAACAAATACCGGAGATGCAACTCTCCGGACATATATGGGTACACTTCTGCCACTAAACGGAAATGTCAGCTATTCCGGTGCAGGGGTTCTCTCACCCATTATGAATGATCCAAAACTTGAGAAGATCGGAAGCGGTGTCCCTATATTCCTCTGTGGTGCTGAGGGAATGATTGTAGGGCAGGGCACACAGTCGTCCCCTGCGTCACAGTTTGCCAATTTAATGACAACCGGAAATTTAAAGGAGATGTCACAGGATTTCCTCCGGGCGGCAACATTCAACGGATACGGAGTCTCCCTCTATGTCGGTCTCGGAGTGCCGATTCCGGTTACTGATATTGAGACTGTCAGAAATACTGCAATAAGGGATGAGGATATTACGACATCCATAGTTGATTACGGATATTCCGGCAGGGACAAACCGACTGTCAGGGACGTGACATATGCCGAACTTAAGAGCGGCAGGGTTGAGATTAACGGAGAAGAGATCAGGACATCATCACTGTCATCATTCAGGAAAGCAAGGGAGATTGCATCTGAACTTGTTTCCTGGGTTGAATCCGGCAGAATGGAGATGACGCTTCCGACGCGAAGAGCTGATATTACAAGACAGGCCGGGCCGATGAAGGAGTCAAAGCGTACGCCGGCTGTCAAGGAGATTATGAACAGAAATATCACCTGCATCTCAGATACTGAGGAGATTAAAACAGCCGCACAGAAGCTGATGAAGGGTGAGACAAACCACCTGCCTGTGATAAATAAGGACGGAAAACTTGTCGGCATAGTAACAACCTATGACATATCAAAAGCGGTTGTTAAGATGAGAACTGAAAATACTGTCTCTTCAATAATGTCAAAGAAGGTCATCACAACATCGCCCGGAGAAGCGGTTGATATTGCGGCTGTGAAGCTTGAGAAACATAATATCAGTGCACTTCCGGTAATAGACAATGAAGGGAAACTGATTGGCCTTTTGTCGGCAATAGATCTTGGAAAGCTCTTTGGTAAGAGGTGGCTGTAA
- a CDS encoding tRNA (cytidine(56)-2'-O)-methyltransferase encodes MRDVWILRIGHRPERDQRVTTHVGLTGRALGAGGMYLASDDKGVKKSIEDVADRWGGDFKVENNVSWKKVIRDWKDAGGKVVHLTMYGISVTDAMPKIQECEKVLVVVGAEKVPGDMYGLADYNVSVTTQPHSEISSLAIFMDHLFEGKTLDLDFEGAEIKVIPTECGKRFES; translated from the coding sequence ATGAGAGATGTCTGGATATTAAGAATCGGCCACAGGCCTGAGAGGGATCAGAGAGTTACAACCCACGTAGGACTTACCGGGCGTGCACTTGGTGCAGGAGGTATGTATCTGGCATCAGATGACAAGGGTGTAAAGAAGTCGATAGAAGATGTTGCAGACCGCTGGGGTGGAGACTTTAAGGTCGAGAACAATGTCTCCTGGAAGAAGGTTATCAGGGACTGGAAGGATGCCGGAGGAAAAGTTGTCCACCTGACTATGTACGGCATATCTGTCACGGATGCAATGCCTAAGATACAGGAATGTGAGAAGGTGCTCGTTGTTGTCGGCGCTGAAAAAGTTCCGGGTGATATGTACGGCCTTGCAGATTACAATGTATCTGTCACCACTCAGCCGCACTCTGAGATTTCAAGCCTTGCGATATTTATGGACCATCTCTTTGAAGGCAAAACTCTTGACCTTGATTTTGAAGGTGCTGAAATAAAGGTGATTCCGACAGAATGCGGCAAGAGGTTTGAGAGTTGA
- a CDS encoding SWIM zinc finger family protein, which translates to MDIYRALDISGRLTPELRREIACEFGNRGKKALDVVDQGKVLRYRDFIVVKGKTGDYIVEDGFCTCDDFTFRGNECYHIIAARIARYIGSETRIDSWYSDIPGFFGDKSE; encoded by the coding sequence ATGGATATTTACAGGGCACTTGATATCTCCGGCAGGCTGACTCCGGAACTGAGGCGTGAAATTGCCTGTGAATTTGGCAACAGGGGTAAAAAAGCTCTGGATGTGGTAGATCAGGGAAAAGTGCTCAGATACCGGGATTTTATTGTGGTGAAGGGAAAGACTGGCGACTACATCGTTGAGGATGGATTCTGCACATGCGATGATTTCACATTCCGGGGCAATGAGTGCTATCATATCATTGCTGCGAGAATTGCCCGGTATATTGGTTCTGAAACCAGAATTGACAGCTGGTATTCGGACATTCCAGGCTTTTTCGGGGATAAGTCAGAATAG
- a CDS encoding HDIG domain-containing metalloprotein, with amino-acid sequence MPPDITADVAIGILRNAGCEERIISHCIAVRDLALKFLKKSGADKNLVETGALLHDIGRSESHGLDHAAIGADICRNLGLDERVCRIVERHIGAGITYEECIKEGLEPRNYIPESVEEKIVAHADNLIKGRREITIEERLKRSDKLSAESKRRIFLLSEEIEKFRDD; translated from the coding sequence TTGCCTCCTGATATTACAGCAGATGTGGCAATAGGGATTCTGAGGAATGCGGGCTGTGAGGAGAGGATTATCAGCCACTGCATTGCAGTGAGGGATCTTGCCCTTAAATTTTTAAAAAAATCCGGAGCAGATAAAAATCTTGTTGAAACCGGGGCACTTCTTCATGATATCGGGCGCTCTGAGAGCCACGGGCTTGATCATGCAGCCATCGGTGCGGACATCTGCCGGAATCTTGGGCTTGACGAGAGGGTGTGCAGGATTGTTGAACGGCATATCGGCGCAGGAATTACATATGAGGAGTGTATAAAGGAGGGGCTTGAACCCCGCAATTACATTCCGGAATCTGTTGAGGAGAAGATTGTCGCGCATGCTGATAATCTTATTAAGGGGAGAAGGGAGATTACCATTGAAGAAAGGCTGAAGAGGTCTGATAAGTTATCTGCGGAGTCAAAAAGAAGAATCTTCCTCTTATCTGAGGAGATCGAGAAATTCCGGGACGACTGA
- a CDS encoding ATP-grasp domain-containing protein, whose translation MKGRVLVAGFATRHVVCSAYKAGYEVHAIDCFCDQDLHWYTKSCRTFEEMDEMPDIISEEAGRKKFDYFVVTSGAEDISADIPVWGTERKCAEKFISKRQIQDFFEEHSVPVPPVSPEGNYPAMLKPVKGAGGWRNRIVSNKYEEEEWRSLWPDVPYIRQDVIDGTPCSVSCIASESGARAVSVNLQTLRGGTGEKAFGFSGAVTPFITGHAEDLKRTAEFIAEKSGCLGSLGVDFILSDEGIYAIEVNPRFQATLDIIEGSTGLNIFEAHINAFKGELPPIIPTAPLVYARRIIFADRDLVVKDDLKKFHPNVADIPWPGTEIEEGSAIISVYGSGKTEEEADSSLHKNILEINGYINRW comes from the coding sequence TTGAAGGGGCGGGTTCTGGTTGCCGGTTTTGCCACCCGCCATGTTGTCTGTTCGGCGTACAAAGCCGGTTATGAGGTACATGCAATTGACTGCTTCTGCGATCAGGATCTCCACTGGTACACAAAGTCATGCCGGACTTTTGAAGAGATGGATGAGATGCCGGACATCATCAGTGAGGAGGCAGGCAGGAAAAAATTTGACTATTTTGTTGTGACATCCGGCGCTGAGGATATATCTGCGGACATTCCTGTCTGGGGCACTGAGAGGAAGTGCGCTGAGAAGTTCATCAGCAAGAGGCAGATTCAGGATTTTTTTGAGGAGCACTCAGTCCCGGTCCCGCCCGTTTCTCCGGAGGGGAATTACCCTGCAATGCTAAAGCCCGTTAAGGGGGCAGGAGGATGGAGAAACAGGATTGTCAGCAATAAGTATGAGGAGGAGGAATGGAGATCACTGTGGCCTGATGTACCCTATATCAGGCAGGATGTGATTGACGGCACGCCATGCAGTGTGTCGTGTATTGCATCAGAGTCCGGCGCAAGGGCCGTATCGGTCAATCTTCAGACTCTGAGGGGCGGCACAGGTGAGAAGGCTTTTGGTTTTTCCGGCGCGGTTACGCCTTTTATTACCGGACATGCAGAGGACCTTAAGAGAACTGCGGAGTTCATCGCTGAAAAGAGCGGCTGCCTCGGTTCTCTTGGTGTTGATTTCATATTATCAGATGAGGGCATATATGCAATAGAGGTAAATCCGAGATTTCAGGCGACCCTTGATATTATTGAGGGTTCTACCGGACTGAACATATTTGAAGCACATATTAACGCATTTAAAGGAGAACTTCCACCCATAATTCCAACTGCGCCGCTTGTATATGCAAGAAGGATTATATTTGCAGACCGCGATCTTGTTGTGAAGGACGACCTTAAAAAATTCCACCCGAATGTGGCTGACATTCCGTGGCCGGGAACTGAAATTGAAGAGGGAAGTGCAATTATCAGTGTGTATGGATCAGGAAAAACAGAGGAAGAGGCTGACTCTTCACTGCATAAAAATATATTAGAAATTAACGGATATATAAACAGATGGTAA
- a CDS encoding UPF0280 family protein codes for MMIRKHFQYKSTITTIISDRQEYIEAAEEAMVAARQEIESIIVREPLFLPAIAPLKISSDSGIIMKMADAAFSAGTGPMASVAGTIAWEGVTAMKKAGAECAVIDNGGDIAILSDRQMKIGLFCGNAEISGKIAFLMPPKREICGICTSSATVGPSISFGIADSVTVFSENVSLADAWATALCNILTPENADYELENIAEKDIDGVFVVIGDEIFSWGSVPEVVSAEFDDSLITSG; via the coding sequence ATGATGATTAGGAAGCATTTTCAGTATAAGAGCACCATCACAACGATAATTTCCGACAGACAGGAGTACATTGAGGCGGCAGAGGAGGCAATGGTTGCTGCAAGGCAGGAGATTGAGAGCATAATTGTAAGAGAACCTCTCTTTCTGCCGGCCATTGCTCCCCTTAAGATAAGTTCGGATTCCGGGATTATTATGAAGATGGCAGATGCTGCATTCAGTGCCGGAACCGGCCCTATGGCATCTGTAGCCGGAACAATTGCATGGGAAGGTGTCACTGCCATGAAGAAGGCAGGAGCAGAATGTGCAGTCATTGATAACGGCGGTGATATTGCGATCCTCTCAGACCGGCAGATGAAAATAGGTCTCTTCTGTGGAAATGCTGAGATCAGCGGGAAGATTGCATTTCTGATGCCGCCAAAAAGAGAGATCTGTGGGATATGCACCTCCTCTGCCACAGTCGGCCCTTCGATCTCTTTTGGCATAGCTGATTCTGTCACAGTCTTTTCAGAAAATGTCTCCCTTGCAGATGCCTGGGCAACGGCGCTGTGCAATATCCTGACCCCTGAAAATGCAGACTATGAACTGGAAAATATTGCTGAAAAGGATATTGACGGTGTATTTGTGGTGATCGGGGATGAGATATTCTCATGGGGCAGTGTTCCGGAAGTTGTCAGCGCTGAATTTGATGACAGTTTAATCACATCCGGATAA
- a CDS encoding cupin domain-containing protein: MYRILSITLILICISAGCITGSSDQAAEPEQPVQTDYQKPAQAVCLITPGEELSIFGGWFIYEELIGAGTPEISTNYSLGYVTVPSGNTTTLHRLLDRSEFFGIISGEAEIKCDNATVTVGANEYVILPQGVLQSATSVGDEELVYINVVNPVYTPESEITGENVFNPEFLTDKVPIVIQDPGDGSEWDIGSDMMIYSVVNPVLMPEMNAPVDYSVAYAELLPGGVAEDNCLKGSSELICVIKGEIEVYAPGGNPVRVTAGNAAYIPPNQTKGYRNVAEETSTMLSFVSPALTF; the protein is encoded by the coding sequence ATGTACAGGATTCTTTCAATTACTCTGATTCTCATCTGCATCTCTGCCGGGTGCATAACCGGGAGTTCAGATCAGGCGGCTGAACCGGAACAGCCGGTTCAGACAGACTATCAGAAACCAGCACAGGCAGTATGCCTGATAACTCCGGGTGAGGAGTTGTCAATCTTTGGAGGGTGGTTTATATATGAAGAACTCATTGGCGCAGGCACTCCTGAGATCAGCACAAACTACAGCCTTGGGTATGTAACAGTCCCTTCCGGAAATACCACTACGCTGCACAGACTTCTTGACAGGTCTGAGTTCTTTGGCATAATCAGCGGAGAGGCTGAGATTAAGTGTGACAACGCAACCGTAACTGTGGGGGCAAATGAGTATGTGATACTGCCACAGGGAGTATTGCAGTCCGCAACTTCAGTCGGAGATGAGGAACTTGTTTATATCAATGTGGTTAATCCGGTTTATACGCCGGAATCTGAAATTACAGGCGAAAATGTATTTAATCCTGAATTTTTGACAGACAAAGTTCCGATAGTAATTCAGGATCCCGGAGACGGAAGCGAATGGGACATTGGCTCTGATATGATGATCTATTCGGTTGTAAATCCTGTTCTGATGCCTGAAATGAATGCCCCTGTTGATTACAGCGTTGCATACGCCGAACTTCTCCCCGGAGGAGTTGCCGAAGACAACTGTCTGAAAGGTTCATCAGAATTGATCTGCGTTATAAAAGGAGAGATTGAAGTTTATGCCCCCGGCGGAAATCCGGTAAGGGTCACTGCCGGAAATGCGGCGTACATCCCTCCGAATCAGACGAAGGGCTATAGGAATGTGGCGGAAGAAACATCAACTATGCTTAGTTTTGTTTCACCTGCACTGACTTTCTGA
- a CDS encoding regulator of amino acid metabolism, contains ACT domain protein: MWARILEEFSDSPAQTIVVRYLLENGFGVSECGKIVCNGIEIPATHIAKRTGTDRRVVDATAKRIVKSAAIKEIFLNMRVTPDLTAVADALGLTVITIYVNDAREKGIISSAVHIITKYGLAIRQIFVTDPLLSEEPRLVIIVDTAPPADLYTDLKSLPQVRKIIL; this comes from the coding sequence ATGTGGGCAAGGATATTAGAAGAGTTCTCAGATTCTCCGGCACAGACAATAGTCGTCAGATATCTGCTTGAGAACGGATTTGGAGTCTCTGAATGTGGAAAAATCGTCTGCAATGGCATAGAAATTCCTGCAACGCACATTGCAAAGAGGACAGGCACAGACCGGCGTGTTGTGGACGCAACCGCAAAGAGGATAGTCAAAAGCGCGGCAATAAAGGAAATTTTCCTGAATATGAGAGTGACCCCCGATCTTACAGCTGTTGCAGATGCACTCGGACTTACTGTCATCACCATCTATGTCAATGACGCAAGGGAGAAGGGGATTATCAGTTCGGCAGTACATATAATAACAAAATACGGACTTGCAATAAGGCAGATATTTGTAACCGACCCCCTGTTATCAGAAGAGCCACGGCTTGTGATAATAGTTGATACAGCACCACCGGCAGATCTCTATACTGACTTAAAATCCCTGCCGCAGGTCAGAAAGATAATCCTGTGA
- a CDS encoding 4Fe-4S binding protein, which translates to MKLLVSFSKKKGSEPLIAKIVRDTGVLINVNRAYIESMSGEMLIEVPDDDSKIVCEKLISSGADVEILEDSVFRDEDECIDCGACISICPQEVFYFDEDWHLQMNEENCVLCGKCTEACPHGALSTYD; encoded by the coding sequence ATGAAACTGCTTGTAAGTTTTTCAAAGAAGAAGGGTTCTGAACCTCTGATTGCAAAGATTGTCCGGGATACGGGGGTTTTAATCAATGTCAACCGGGCATATATCGAATCAATGTCAGGGGAGATGTTAATTGAAGTTCCTGATGATGATTCAAAGATAGTCTGTGAGAAACTGATCTCCAGTGGTGCTGATGTTGAAATACTTGAAGATTCTGTTTTCAGGGATGAGGACGAGTGCATTGACTGTGGTGCGTGCATAAGCATCTGCCCGCAGGAGGTCTTTTATTTTGATGAAGACTGGCATCTTCAGATGAATGAGGAGAACTGTGTACTATGCGGCAAATGCACTGAAGCATGCCCGCATGGTGCATTATCCACATATGACTGA
- a CDS encoding Nif3-like dinuclear metal center hexameric protein, whose product MDISEFIALMEKIAPPELAEDFDENRIGLIIEGKSEVDNIACALDATEFTIAKTADLGCDMLVVHHTPIWNGLTRINGRSASIIKKALISGVNIYAMHTNFDHAEGGINDALSGLLGLTNISSMSLGVVGDCGLDLNGISERLNGSLRVYGNPEDVSRLAVAGGSGFDLSLINEAYELGADAFLSSELKHNVMLESPLPLIESTHYDLESPGMKFLAGRMGWEFIDEKPDICIY is encoded by the coding sequence ATGGACATATCCGAATTTATCGCTCTTATGGAAAAGATTGCGCCGCCTGAACTTGCCGAAGATTTTGACGAAAACAGGATCGGGCTGATTATTGAGGGTAAATCCGAAGTTGACAATATCGCCTGTGCCCTTGATGCAACTGAATTCACCATTGCAAAAACCGCAGATCTGGGGTGCGACATGCTTGTTGTTCATCATACTCCCATATGGAATGGTCTTACCAGAATAAACGGAAGATCTGCCTCAATAATCAAAAAAGCGCTCATTTCCGGAGTTAACATCTATGCAATGCACACCAATTTTGATCATGCAGAAGGTGGAATTAATGATGCGCTCTCCGGACTGCTTGGACTTACCAATATCAGCAGTATGAGCCTTGGGGTTGTTGGGGACTGCGGCCTTGATTTAAACGGCATTTCTGAGCGGCTTAACGGCAGCCTGAGAGTTTACGGCAATCCTGAAGATGTCAGCAGGCTGGCTGTTGCAGGGGGGAGTGGATTTGATCTCTCTCTTATAAACGAGGCATATGAACTTGGGGCAGATGCCTTTCTCTCTTCAGAGCTGAAGCATAATGTCATGCTTGAGTCTCCTCTGCCTCTGATAGAATCAACTCATTATGACCTTGAATCTCCGGGGATGAAGTTTCTTGCCGGAAGAATGGGCTGGGAGTTTATTGATGAAAAACCAGATATCTGTATATACTGA